The following is a genomic window from Pseudothermotoga thermarum DSM 5069.
TGCTTTTCTTTTCTTTAGCATATTCTCCATAGCAAACGATTACATCACTGAAGATACGACGAGCGCAAAATTCAAGGTGAAAATGTTTCCACAGAGGTAAAATACAATCAAAGCTAACATGCCGTTGTTCTATTAAAAGATTGACGCTGTTGCCCTTTTTCTTTTCATGATGGTAGCGCTCGTTGACTATCCAAAATTTATTATACACCTTATCAAGTGCTAATAATTTGAAATCGGCGTTTAACCAATATTTTTGGAGCTCTTTTTTGCGTGGTATACTTAGTTTAAGTCCGAATTTAAGTCCGAGCTTCCATGAAAAATAATCTTCCCTCTCAGGAGTCAACGAATAAAGTCTTCGTGTTCTACAATGTACTGTTGATTGGGGGATGAAAGAATGAGAACCTTGGAGGAAATAAAAGACGAGCTGTTGAAATTAAAACCGATTTTTCAAGAAAAGTACAAAGTTTCTAAAATAGGAATTTTCGGCTCGTACGTGAGAGGAGAACAAAGCAAAAGAAGCGATGTTGACCTTTTTGTTGAGTTTGCAGAGGTTCCAGATTTGTTCAAATATATTGAACTTGAAAGATTTCTTTCAAGAAGATTTAAGGTAAAAGTAGATCTTGTTATGAAGTCTGCTCTCAAACTTCAGTACCTCAAGCTATTCCGCAAATTGCCACGCTGGCTGACCAGCGTAGATGGAACTAATTCAAAGCAATGTATTTCACTTCATCTGGACAATCTCGTTTCTCTCGTTGAGTATAGCTATTTTTGGGGATTTATATTCATCGTCGTCGAAAAGACCAAATGCCATGATGATTATTCTATCTCCCTTTTCAACCAGCCTTGCAGCCGCTCCGTTCAGCGCGATGATACCGCTACCCGCTTTTCCCTTTATGACATAAGTTTCAAATCTGTTTGCGTTTTCAATGTCCACAACTAAAACTTGTTCAAATTCTTTCAAATCAACTGCTTTCATTAAATTTTCATCTATTTCTATACTTCCTTCATATTCAAGATTTTTATCCGTCACCCTTGCCATGTGAAGCTTTGATTTGAGCATCAATCTTTTCACACGATCATCCTCCTAATTGGTATTATAGTGATATTCTGATGCAAGAGAATGAATAGTTGATGAAAATTCTTCAAATGTATTTGACCATTTTGAGAAATTCGAAATTCTGACCAGAAACTTTAATTTTTGCGGTTTTTTCCGTTAGGAAACCAAAACTTTTGTACAAGCCAATTGCTTTGACGTTATCGCTTTCAACGTGTAGGACTACTTTTTTCTTTTTCAAGCGCTCAGCCTCTTCAACCACGTGCTCAAGAAGTCTGTGACCAATTCCCATGCCTCTGTAACTAGGATCAACTGCCAAATGACTCAGGTACACTTCGTCTTTCTTATGCTTTCCCAATCCCCGATCGATTTTGATTAGACCAAAAATTTTTGTGAACAAGATATTTTTCACTATCAAAAAGCCTGTGTTCCAACGAGCTTTTATATAGTATTCATACGGATAGAAAACAACTGCTCCGACAATTTTTCCATCTGCAACTGCGAATCTTGTGCATTCATAGCTAAAAAGGTTATTTTTCCTAACGAACAAACTTTCAAGCATTTTTTGAACGTTTTTTCCAAACGCCGCTTTGAGAAATCTTTCACCGGTCATCATAACATATTTTGCAAACTCACTTGAGCAGTTCAATGGTGCCTGTGTTATTTCAAGTTCCATAGTATGACCCCAGAAAGTATTGTATCATCGCTTTTAATGATTTATAATTGCTTTGTGTTAACTCATTTTGCCGGGAGGTGGAAGCTGTGAAATTTAAAGTACTCTTAGTGATACTTTTAGCTCTTTCGGTTCTTACTCTTGCTCAAGCCAAGTGACCGAGTCAACTAAGGTTCGTCTCCGGTCCATCCGGTGGCACATGGTTTGCGCTTGGTGGAGCCATTTCGAACATTTGGACACAAGATGTTCTTCAAACCATCAGTGGAACAGGTGGTGGAACAAGCAACATCATCGTGATTTCGAAAGGTCAAGCGGATGTGGGATTGACCACATTGTCGATATTCAACGCTGCCGTCAAAGGTATTGGTCCGTTCGCTCCCAACCCTGTTAAAGGAACCGTTATGTTTGCAAACTTGTACAGACAGTACGCATACTTCATAATGAGAAAGGATTTTGCAACGAAATATGGAGTAAAGAGCCTGAAGGATATCGTGGAGAAGAAACTTCCAATAAGGTTTGCAACATTGACACCTGGTACAGCCAGTGAGTACGTTATAAGGACAATTTTTGAGGAAGGCTATGGTGTCAGCTGGTCGACCATCAAATCTTGGGGTGGAAGGGTTGAGTTCGCATCTTACAGTGATGGTGCCAACTTGCTTGCTGACAACAACATCGACTGCTTCGCTTTCCAAATAAGTCGTGTTGCTTCTGTAATAATGGACATTGAAAGCAGGGTTGATGTTGTGATTCTACCCGTTGACGATGAAGCCATCGAAAAAGTATCCAAAGTGCTTGGAACAACGAAGTTCTTCATAGAACCGGGTATTTATAAATCCGTAACAGAGCCTGTGGCAACTGTTGGAGATTATACCTGTCTTGTTATAAGAGAAACATTGCCGGAAGATCTTGTTTACAAGCTTGCTGAATCACTTTGGAAGAGAAAAGATGAGCTATCAAAAGCATTTGTTGATATGGCAGAACTCAATCCTAAAGAAGCTATTTTAGGGGACGCACCAGCACATCCTGGAGCAGTTAAATTCTGGTCTTCGGTAAAGTAAAAAATACCATCCTTCAATCTCTCCTGGTGACCAAAAGGTTGCCAGGAGAGATTTCATAATTGGAGGGAAAACCATGAGATCGTTGAAAGGCTGGGCTTACTATGTGGGATATTTCGCATTGGTAGCTCTTGGGATTTTTCATCTTTACACCGCTATATTTGGTACTTTTGAAGCTTATTTGCAAAGGAGTATTCATCTTTTATTTGCTCTCCCTCTAGTGTTTGTGTACTTTCCCTTTTCGAAGAAAAGCCCAAAAGATAGAGTTCCTTGGTACGACTGGATATTGGTTTTTGTGTCCGCTCTTCCTTGCTTGTACGCCGTCTTAAATTACGAGAGAATAATCTACAGGATAGTTCAAGTTGAAATTGTGAGACCAGAAGAATTGATATTTGGCATAATTCTTGTTGTCACACTTCTTGAGGCAACTAGACGGGTTGTAGGACTTGCCCTAACAATACTTGCCTCGGCAATGATTTTGTACATGTACCTTGGCCATTTGCTTCCTGGCCAATGGAAGGGTATGTACGTTTCTTTTGATAGAATCATCGAACATCTTTACCTAACTGGTGAAGGAATTTTCTCCACGCCTTTAGGTGTTTCTGCGACAATTGTTATGATTTTTCTCATTTTCGGCGGTTTTCTTGAAAAAAGTGGGACAGGGAATTATTTCATGGATCTGGCCAAAGCTGTTGCAGGAAAGACCGCTGGAGGACCTGCCAAGATAGCTGTCATTAGCTCTGGATTGTTTGGTAGCATATCTGGATCGGCTGTTGCAAATGTTTACGCCACCGGAACGTTCACTATACCAATGATGAAACAACTAGGGTTTCAACCAACTTTTGCTGGTGCCGTTGAAGCTGTTGCAAGCTCAGGTGGGCAAATAATGCCTCCCGTTATGGGTGCAGCGGCCTTCATAATGGCATCTTTTTTGGGTATTCCATACAGTAAAATAATCGTTGCTGCTTTTATACCAGCTTTGCTTTATTATTTCGGAGCGTACATAATGGTTCACCTACGTGCAAAAAAGCTAAATTTGAAAGGATTATCCGAAGAATTGATACCTAGCATAAAAAGTGTTTTAAAAAATATATACATCATTCTTCCAATTGTGGTGCTTGTCGTAATGATATTACGCGGTTATACTCCAATGCGGGCAGCTATTGCAAGTATCGCAACTTGTTGGCTTGTTTCTTTACTCAACAAAGGAAGGAGAATGGGACCAAAACAAATCCTCGATGCTATCTACCTTGGCTCAAAGAATGTCTTCGTCGTTGCCATAGCCTGTGCCACAGCTGGGATTGTGGTTGGTGCGGTGAGCCTGACAGGAGTCGGGTTTAAAATCGTCAGCCTCATTTTCTCGTTAGCTGGTAACAATCCATTTATGGCTCTTGTTATGGTGGCAATACTTTCGCTGATACTTGGCATGGGACTTCCAACAACTGCAGCGTACATCGTTGCCTCGGCTTTGGCAGTTCCTGCACTGATAAAATTCGGCTTTTCCCCGCTTTCCTCTCACATGTTCGTTTTTTACTTTGCGGTTTTCTCGGCGATAACACCACCTGTTGCTTTGGCAGCATACGCGGCAAGTTCGATAAGTGGAGCTTCACCAAATGAAACCGGTTTTCAGGCTTTAAAACTTGGGATTATCGCTATTTTATTGCCCTTTGCTTTCTGCTACGATAAAGCGTTTTTGATGCAATCAACCCCATTCATGAACTTGTTTGCGCTTATTTCTGGCATTTGTGCTGCTTTGATGCTCGGCACGGGTATCGAAGGCTACCTTGAAGGGCACATCAATCTTGCCACTCGCTTTGCGCTGATCTTGTTGGGACTTCTTTCACTTTGTGCGTGGATACCGATTCGTTTGATCGGATTAACAGTTGGTATTGCTCTACTTTTGCTTCTTTATCATAGGTTGAGAAAAGAAAAAAATGCTGAAAAAGCTATTTGACTTTTTCCCTATTTGGAGTATAATGGGATAGCCCGATGAGGGTAGTTCTTTTTAAGGAGGAGTTGTAAGATGAAAGGTACAGTTAAGTGGTTTGACCCCAAAAAGGGGTACGGTTTCATAACCAAGAAGGAGGGTGGAGATGTTTTCGTCCATTGGTCGGCAATCGAAATGGACGGCTTCAAAACCCTCAAGGAAGGTCAGGAAGTAGAGTTTGAGATCCAAAACGGTCCAAAAGGACCACAGGCAGCACATGTTAAAGTTATAAAGTAAGCTTGTTTTGCAAACCTGACCATAATAAAACCCCGGCTGATGCCGGGGTTTTTTATTTTCGATGTCTTTTTAGAACCTAACGTTGAGCAAGGCTCCAACTGGAATTGTTGTAGCGCTTCTTTTGTCTTTGTAGGTTCTCATCTCAATTCCTGCACCAACACCAAATTTGAAGTCAACTAGGTCGAAGGTATAGTACAAACCTATACCGACAACGTAACCAAGGGCATCAAATTTTGTGAAGTTTGGAACAGACAAACCACCGTAACCTTTGAAGGTCAAGCCCGAAAAGTCATCGATTGGCAGGAAGTATTTTGCAACTACTAGAAGGTCCAAAGTCATTTTTGTTTGAGAAGCTTCAGGCAAAAAATCTTCAACGCCTTTTAGAAAGTAAGCTAAACCGACCCCACCACCGATTTCTACTCCTTCGGCAACTTCAAACATGGCTGCTCCACCAAAAGTTAGGTAAGTTAAAGATGCCGCATCTGTTGGTGATGCACTCAAAGTGAAGTGATACGCACCAAAGACGTCCAAGTTGACAGCCGCAAATGCTGCGACAGATACCAAGACAACTGCAAATACCAAAAGTTTTTTCATACTTCAGCCCTCCTTTTGAAAATATCTCTTGATGAAAGTATATCATAATTTGATTCGTTTTTCATAGTGTTCTTTCATCTTTTCATTTCCCGGTAAAGACATTATTTCCTCTATCACTGCAACAGCTTGTTCGTAAGACTTCGTCCTTGGATCTCTTATTAAAAATTCAATCAAAACATCCTTGTCTCCGTTCATTATCGCATCCAATGCCATTTCCATTCTCATCATCCTCGGCATCAAATAGTACTTCACCACTCTGTCCGTCAACGGCGGTTCTATCTTCTCTACGTGCCAACCTTTCGCGTCAACTATCGCAGGTACCTCCACCACAACCCCATCCGGTAACTGCGGTATGTAGCCCTCGTTCGGCACATTTATCACAAACCTTCTTGGAATGTTGTTAACCAAAGAATCTATGAACAGTATGTGCTGCTCGCCACTCAACTTGTCAGGCGATGCAAATATCTTCGCCTGTTGCTTCAGCTCCTCAGGTATTCCTTCCGGCGCAAGCTTCATGTACGTCTCAAGCTGCAGCAACTTTATAAACTTGTTCTTTTGCAAGTACTCTATCGCATTCGTCGTAGCCTGCAGCATGTCTTGATACCACTTCCACCCTAGCTCCGAATCCGCTCCTCCCCAAGGTTCACCGTACCATTTCTTCTTAACCTCTAAATTGTAGTTGTACTTCCACGAACCATTCCTCGGCGTGTCTCCTATCGGAAGCTGACCGTAAAATTTGTACATGTCTATCGCAGCAGGACTAAGCTGCAAATCAAACGGTGTCTTCGGCTTCCATGTGTGAGAATTCTTTTCTATCCACTTGTCCAAAAGTTCATAGCCGTTCTTCCCTTCCACAACAAACCTGTTCAACCATATCGCATGGTTGAACCCAGCAACCTGCCAGTCCACCTTCTCTATATCTAGCCCAAGTGCCTCAACCATCTCATGTACCCCATAGTGCCCATGACAGAATCCAACAACTTTTATGTTTGAACACCTTCTTATTAAATTCGTACCCTCAAAGACGGGATTTGCAGTCTGTAAAAGCCACGCCTTCGGACATAACTTCTCCATAAGCCTTGCAACGTCAACAAAAAACTTCAACTGATTGAAATTGCTTATCGTGTAATAGTCCGAAACCATGTTGAATTCTTGTGCATCTATCCCACGGTAATAACCATGCTTTTGGCTGATTTCCCTTACCTTTTCAAGGTACCAATGCCCTCCAACCAAAGCAGTGTTTATGACGAAATCAGCATCTTTTAAAGCAACCTCAAGGTCCATTGTTTTCTCAAACTTCAAATCTGCACCAAGTTCTTCAACATACCTTCTGGCAAGATCGTAAACACCTTCAAGTCGTTTCTGATCGATGTCCATGAGACTGACCAAACTGCCAGCTAAGCCTTTGGTTTTACAAAGATCATTCACAAGCCTCATCGAAAAAACCGCACTGCCAGCACCAATAATGGCAATTTTCACCGAAGCCATCTAATTTACCTCCTTTGAAAAGCGTTTGCGTAACATTTCACAATTTGAATTATATCACGGTGAAGTTGTGGCGAAAACAAAAAGAAGATTGTTAATTTTGATGGCAATTTCATTTTGTAACTTGACAATAATAACTTTTGCCATTATTCTTTAACTTAGAAAATCCCTACAAAGGAGGTATGAATTTATGAAACGTCTTTCTATCATCGGCATTCTAACGGCTGTTGCTTTTCTTGTTTTTGCCGCGCCAACTTTGGACAAATTCGATGTGACAAAGTTCAACGGAGAGTACATGATAATAAGCCTTAAAACTTTGCTTGAAACGCCCAACTACGTTTCAGTTGAAGGAGTTGTTTACGCGTTTGAGCATCCAAAGAAATTTTTGACAAGACAGGAAGTTGATCCTTCAAAACTCACAGATGACAACTTTGTTGGAATTCTTGGAATAACCATTGACGAGCTTAAAAAGTACAATGGCAAAGACGGTCCAGCAATGGTTGCAGTAAACGGGATAGTTTACGATGTATCTTGGTCAAGGCTTTGGAAGGACGGAACGCATGCCAATCGTCACAACGCTGGAGAAGAACTGACGCACGATATAGTCAAGCTCTCACCCCACGGTGTCAAAAAGCTTGAAGGTTTCAAACCTTTTGGAATACTAGTTTTTACACCACAGCAACTTCAAAAATACAACGGTAAAGGCGGAGCAAAATCTTACGCGGCAGTTCTTGGCGTTGTATACGATATGAGTCAATCTCAAACGGTAAAAGATGGTGTTCATTACGCATATCCAATGGGTAATGAATTGACTTATGAAATTTCCCAAAGGCCAGGACACGTTGAGCTTTTGAAAAGATCACACATTTATCCAATAGGTTTGTTGGTCTTTGACGAAGAAAACTTGTCCATATACGATGGAACAAAAGTTAAAGCGATAGTAAGAGCAGGGGAACTTTTCAAATCTTTCATAATGGTTGGAAACAAAGTCTACGATGTCACCCAAGTTGCCGATTGGAGAAACAGGCTAAATTTGGATTCAGCTGCACCCGCAGGAAAAGATTACACAACGCAGTTTGAATGTGAGCTTGGACCGTCGTGTGGGCATGATCATCCGGACGTCGAGGTTCTTAAAGACATTCCAGTTGTAGGGTATAGAATATGGTAGCTTACAAAGTCTTTGCTTGGATAAGTGTGGTGCTTCTTTTTTACAATTTTTCGTTGTTTCCCGTGAAGCGCTTGTTGAAGAAAAATAAAAAGGCCGCAAAGTTCTTAAGATACGGATCGATTATTCCATAGGTACACTGGTATTGCTCTGCTTATAACTGGTATAACACACGGCTATCTTGCGTTAAGAGGACTTTACTGGCACACCGGGTTATTGCTGTGGCTCGGTGTGCTTGTTCTTTTCGTTTATTATCTGCTTAGGAAATTTCTGAAACAACGTTGGTTATTTTTGCATCGACTCACTGATTTCATTGTGATCGGCCTTTTCTTTTTTCACTTTTTCTTTCCTTGGATTTTCTAAAATTGTGGCAAAATAGTTTCAGGGGATAGCCAATGTGGTTTAAAGACGAAAAGATGATGCGAAACCTGAAAATAAATTGTTGGTTCTTGTGGACAGCTACAGTCGTGATAACGATGATTTTGTTTTTTGGAACACAAAGTGAAACAAATTTATTGGATAGGTTCCTTCCGTTTGTTGTTTTGGTGCCCATTGTAACAATCTCAACGGTTGTGACTTTTCAATATAAAAATTATTCTCAAGGCATTTTTCTGAGTGATTATGAAATAATTCTGCCAGGAATTAAACAACATCGTATAGAAGCCCCAAAACTAAAGAAAATTGTGGTTGTGGACCAGCGGACAAAATCTGGCAGACAATTTTTGCTCAAATTTTATGTGCAGGAAAGATCGTTTCCCTACTCAGTGACTTTTTCTTCAGATTCTGTTAGACGTGAGATTTTGACGATGATGAAAGATTTTCTCAAAGAATTAACCATTGAGGACAAAACTATCAAGAAAAAAGGTCAGCCAACATAGCTGTAAGCTTCAGGAAGTTTTCCCTTTTCCAGAAGATGTCTTTGAACATACTGTCCACAGTTACTTCCAATCTTGTTCTCTTCAAGCTCTCCAACGCTTAAGATGATCTCATAGCCGGCTTTTGAAAGATTTTCCACAAAGTCTTTGTGTGTTATCGGCATGCCAGTGAGAACATCCACGTCTGAGACTATAGAATTTTTGATCGCATTGTAGGTAGGATTCACCGGTGTTATCTTGATGAGAAATTTTTTAGGATCAAAAAACCTTTTTATAACCTCAGGATCTAGTTTGTAATCTTTAGCAACAGCGAAGTTCAAGGTAATTTTCCTGTCTTTAGAGCACACGAATCTTTCCCCATACTTTGCTATTTTCTCCAAAGACC
Proteins encoded in this region:
- a CDS encoding GNAT family N-acetyltransferase, encoding MELEITQAPLNCSSEFAKYVMMTGERFLKAAFGKNVQKMLESLFVRKNNLFSYECTRFAVADGKIVGAVVFYPYEYYIKARWNTGFLIVKNILFTKIFGLIKIDRGLGKHKKDEVYLSHLAVDPSYRGMGIGHRLLEHVVEEAERLKKKKVVLHVESDNVKAIGLYKSFGFLTEKTAKIKVSGQNFEFLKMVKYI
- a CDS encoding TRAP transporter permease; this translates as MRSLKGWAYYVGYFALVALGIFHLYTAIFGTFEAYLQRSIHLLFALPLVFVYFPFSKKSPKDRVPWYDWILVFVSALPCLYAVLNYERIIYRIVQVEIVRPEELIFGIILVVTLLEATRRVVGLALTILASAMILYMYLGHLLPGQWKGMYVSFDRIIEHLYLTGEGIFSTPLGVSATIVMIFLIFGGFLEKSGTGNYFMDLAKAVAGKTAGGPAKIAVISSGLFGSISGSAVANVYATGTFTIPMMKQLGFQPTFAGAVEAVASSGGQIMPPVMGAAAFIMASFLGIPYSKIIVAAFIPALLYYFGAYIMVHLRAKKLNLKGLSEELIPSIKSVLKNIYIILPIVVLVVMILRGYTPMRAAIASIATCWLVSLLNKGRRMGPKQILDAIYLGSKNVFVVAIACATAGIVVGAVSLTGVGFKIVSLIFSLAGNNPFMALVMVAILSLILGMGLPTTAAYIVASALAVPALIKFGFSPLSSHMFVFYFAVFSAITPPVALAAYAASSISGASPNETGFQALKLGIIAILLPFAFCYDKAFLMQSTPFMNLFALISGICAALMLGTGIEGYLEGHINLATRFALILLGLLSLCAWIPIRLIGLTVGIALLLLLYHRLRKEKNAEKAI
- a CDS encoding cytochrome b5-like heme/steroid binding domain-containing protein, coding for MKRLSIIGILTAVAFLVFAAPTLDKFDVTKFNGEYMIISLKTLLETPNYVSVEGVVYAFEHPKKFLTRQEVDPSKLTDDNFVGILGITIDELKKYNGKDGPAMVAVNGIVYDVSWSRLWKDGTHANRHNAGEELTHDIVKLSPHGVKKLEGFKPFGILVFTPQQLQKYNGKGGAKSYAAVLGVVYDMSQSQTVKDGVHYAYPMGNELTYEISQRPGHVELLKRSHIYPIGLLVFDEENLSIYDGTKVKAIVRAGELFKSFIMVGNKVYDVTQVADWRNRLNLDSAAPAGKDYTTQFECELGPSCGHDHPDVEVLKDIPVVGYRIW
- a CDS encoding cold shock domain-containing protein; its protein translation is MKGTVKWFDPKKGYGFITKKEGGDVFVHWSAIEMDGFKTLKEGQEVEFEIQNGPKGPQAAHVKVIK
- the panD gene encoding aspartate 1-decarboxylase; this translates as MKRLMLKSKLHMARVTDKNLEYEGSIEIDENLMKAVDLKEFEQVLVVDIENANRFETYVIKGKAGSGIIALNGAAARLVEKGDRIIIMAFGLFDDDEYKSPKIAILNERNEIVQMK
- the aglA gene encoding alpha-glucosidase AglA — encoded protein: MASVKIAIIGAGSAVFSMRLVNDLCKTKGLAGSLVSLMDIDQKRLEGVYDLARRYVEELGADLKFEKTMDLEVALKDADFVINTALVGGHWYLEKVREISQKHGYYRGIDAQEFNMVSDYYTISNFNQLKFFVDVARLMEKLCPKAWLLQTANPVFEGTNLIRRCSNIKVVGFCHGHYGVHEMVEALGLDIEKVDWQVAGFNHAIWLNRFVVEGKNGYELLDKWIEKNSHTWKPKTPFDLQLSPAAIDMYKFYGQLPIGDTPRNGSWKYNYNLEVKKKWYGEPWGGADSELGWKWYQDMLQATTNAIEYLQKNKFIKLLQLETYMKLAPEGIPEELKQQAKIFASPDKLSGEQHILFIDSLVNNIPRRFVINVPNEGYIPQLPDGVVVEVPAIVDAKGWHVEKIEPPLTDRVVKYYLMPRMMRMEMALDAIMNGDKDVLIEFLIRDPRTKSYEQAVAVIEEIMSLPGNEKMKEHYEKRIKL